The genomic window GCGCGTGCCCACGCACCTTCCCGCGCCGGCCTTGCCCGGCCGCGGGCCCGTTTCCGCACGCACGTCGGGGCGGCGGGTTGCAGGCGCGGGTCGCGGCGTGCGCGCCGGCCCCCTGCCCACCGCCCCTCTTTTCTCGCCAGGTCGCCAACCACGTGGTGCAAGCCCTGCTCAACCAGAAGGTGGGTGGtggggttggcggggggggggtcccggccgcggcgcggcggccgccgtgcCTGGGGCTGAGCCGGCGCCCTGCCCCGCGCCAGGACCTGCGGGAGGAGTGCATCAAGCTGAAGAAAAGGGTCTTCGACCTGGAGCGCCAGAACCAGGCGCTGAGCGACCTCttccagcagaagctgcagctctcGGCCGGCTCGCTGCCCCAGGTAGggtcccgccgagccccccggccccggccccggccccggccccgctcagcgcctctgtcccctgcagctgccctcgcacccgccgccggcccccccggacgccccgaGCAGCCCCCAGCCGGGCTGCGCCGAGCAGCCGCCCgccctgctgcccctgggacGCGGCGCCCCCCCGAGAGAGGTAGGTCCTGCAATGTCCCCGTCCCCGGTCCCACGGCGTCCCCATCTCCAAGCCGGTGACATCTCTGTCTCCAGTCCCACGGCATCCCCATCCCCGGTCCTGTGGTGTCCCCATCTCCAAGCCCgtgatgtccccatccccagtcccGCAGCATTCCCATCCCTGGTCCcatggtgtccccgtccccatccccgtggcATCCCCATCTCCAAGCCCACGATGTCCCTGTCGCCAGTCCTGCAGCATCCTCACCTCTGAGTCTGCCATGTCCCCAGTCCcacagtgtccctgtccccatctccaaGACCACAATGTCCCCGTCCCTGATCCtatggtgtccccatccccatccccgtggCATCCCCATCTCCAAGCCCACGATGTCCCCCATCTCCAAGACCACGATGTCCCCATCCCTGGTCCcacggcgtccccgtccccaacCCTGCGGCATCCCCATCTCCAAGCCCACGATGTCCCTGTCCCCAGTCctgtggtgtccccatccctggtcccacggcgtccccgtccccaacCCTGCGGCATCCCCATCTCCAAGCCCATGATGTTCCCATCTCTAAGCCCATGATGTCCCCATCCCAGGTCCACGGCGTCCCCATCTCCAAGCCCACGATGTCCCCATCCCTGGTCCCACGATGTCCCcgtccccagtcccgtggtgttCCCATctccggccccgcggcgtccCCATCCCCGACGCCCTTCACCCGCGGCGTCCCCGTCTCCGGAGCCTCCTccgggctgccggccggctcCGGCCGCTCCGACCGCGGGGCTTCAGCTGGCCGCGTCCCCGCAGGCGCCGGCcgaggggccgccgggcagcgccgggctcggccccggccccggctccggctcgcCCTCGCTGGACGCCCTCTCGCCCTTCTTCAAGAAGAAAGCGCAGATCCTGGAGGCGCTGCGCAAGCTGGAGGAGAcggacccgcggcggggcgacCCCGACTCGCCCGCCTCCCccgagccgccggcccggccccgctgcccgctgcggGGGGCCgagagcagcccctgctcctcgcCGGAGGAAGCCGGGCCGCCGCGCGGCGCCTTGCTCAGCGCCTTGGCCGAGCGGCTGCTGCGGGGCGACGGCGGGTGCTGCCGGCCCGGCGCCGAAACCCCGGGGTCGCCGCCGTCGCCTTGCAAAGCCTTGAAGGcgtcggggccgcccggggcgccgcggctcAGCCCCCAGCTCGCCCGAGCTTCCCGCATCCCCTGCCGCGGCGGCCAGCCCGAGGCCGCCTCGCCGGTCCCCAGCCGCCGGCCGTCCCCGGAGggaccgccgccggccgccgccgagccccccggcacccggcgcggccccggcggctcggCGGTCGCCCGGCGGCCCGGCAAGAAGCCGTCGGAGCCGGGCTACCTGCCCTTCAAGGAGCGCTTGGCCGCCTTGGGCAAGCTGCGGGGGGCCGAGGGCCGCGAGCCCCCCGGGCGGCCGGGCATGGGGGGCAGCCTGAAGCATCCCGAAACGGCGCACGGCGGCGGCGAGCCGCTGGCGCGTTGCTACTCGTCGGGCTCCATGGGCTGGCGAGCCGAGGGCGACGGCGGCAAGGCGGGcaagggccgggccgggggcggccggacgccgccgccgcgggtGCCCCCCGCCaaggccgccgccggcagccccacCAAAGCGGCCGCCaaagcgggcggcggcggcggcaaaaccggggcgccccgggccgaCGAACCCAAACCGCCGGCGCCCAAAGCACCCGCGGGCGCTCGCAAGACGCCGGCCGGTCCCGaagccgccggggcggccggggccgccggccactCGGCCATCGAGGAGAAGGTGATGAAGGGCATCGAGGAGAACGTGCTGCGGCTGCAGGGCCAGGAGAAGGCGCCGGCCGGCGAGGTGAAGCCCAAGGCGGCCGGCGGCTTGGCCAGCTGGTTCGGGCTGCGCAAGAGCAAGCTGCCGGCGCTGAGCCGCCGCGCCGAGGCCGCCAAGGGCCGGGACtgggccggggcgccggcgccGCTGCGGCGCGAGGTCAAGCTGGCCGCCCGCAAGCTGGAGGCCGAGAGCCTCAACATCTCCAAGCTGATGGAGAAGGCGGAGGACCTGCGCAAGGCGCTGCAGGAGGAGCAAGCCTTCATCAACGGGCTGGCGCTGGAgaaggggcggccgcgggcccgcggcggcccgccCGAGCGGGGCCCCAGCCAGCTCCAGGTCATGTACCAGGAGGTGACGGCCGAGAACTTCATGCAGCAGCTGCTCAACAGGTCAgcggcggcccggacgcctgggtccccgtgGTGCGGGGGGGGAtgcagttggggggggggccctggACAGCTGGGTCCCCTCCATGGCATGGTGCTGGGGGGGATGCAATGGGGGGGgggcccagatgcctgggtcccctctgtGCTGTGGTGCTGGGGGGAGTACAATGGGGGGGTggtccctggatgcctgggtcccctccatagcatggggctggcagggggatgcaatgggggggggtgggacacctgggacccctcCATGGCATGGTGCTGGGGGGGATGCAATGGGGgggcccagatgcctgggtcccatCTGTGCTGTGGTGCTGGGGGGGATGCAGTGGGGGGGgaccagacgcctgggtcccctccgcagcgtggtgctggggggatgcaatgggggggggggtgggacacctgggtcccctccatagcatggggctgggggagatgcagtggggggggcaggacgcctgggacccctccgtggtgcggggctggggggatgcAATGAGGGGGAGGGGACTGGGACAGCTGGGTCCCCTCCATGGTGTGGGGCTAGGGGGTGGGGGAATGCAATGGTGGGTCcaagatgcctgggtcccctccgcGGGATGGGGCTTTGGGGGGGGAGATGCAAGGGGGGGgcaggatgcctgggtcccctttgtagcacagggctgggggcaatGCAATGAGGGGGgtgcccccggacgcctgggtccccgccatggtgcagggcttggggggggggtgcaatgggggggggggcgggacgcctgggtccccacttCTGCAGGAGCGCTCGGCGCAGCGTTTCGGGGGGGGTCCCCGACGCGCCTGACACCGCCGCCTGCCCAGGGTGGACGGGAAGGACGCGTCCTACGAGAGCCGCCTGGAGCACAAGCGGGACCTGTGCGACTTGCAGCGGGTCTCGCCCGACGCCAAAGACGCCCGGCTCTTCCGCCCGCCCCGCAACGGCATCGTGGGCCACctgcggggctgcccggagcCCCCCGACAAGGTGGGCAACCCCCCTCCAACCTTGGGGTGCCATCCCCGCCGCACCCCACCGCCGCTCACCCTCTGCCTCCGCCGCAGGCGCCCGACCTGGCGCTCCGGGACGAGCTGCCGTCGGACGAGAGCTTGTCCGAATCCGGGACGTCGCAGCATTTcccaggtgaggggagggggacgCGGTTgcagcagggtggggggggggctgccgcagccggcggcgggggacCCTGACGCCTCCGCTTGCACCCGCAGCCTGCGGCTCCCTGACGCGGACGCTGGACAGCGGGATCGGGACCTTCCCACCGCCGGATTATTGCAGCGGGGCGCCGGCCAAGAGCGCGCCGAAGCCGCGCGGGCGCCCCGAggcggcgctgggggccgggccggcccggccggccgccctcaCCAAAGTGCCGCGCAAGGCCCGGACGCTGGAGCGGGAGGTGCCCAGCGTGGAGGAGCTGCTGGTGCCCGGGAAGCACCAGAGCATGCCGGCGTTTCACGGCGTGCTGGCgtgcgccgagccccccgccggcctggccggccgccgcggcggtcCCCAAGGTGCGTGCGGTGCGGGCGAGGGCCAGCCACGTGCAATGCATGCGTGCACGGTGCACGCTCGTGCAATGCTCGTGCATGGTGCACGCTCATGTAATGCTCGTGCAAGGTGCACGCTTGTGCGATGCATGCGCACACTCGTGCAATGCACGTGCCCGTGCCAGCCAGGCTCCCTTGCGGGTGGGCGTTGTGCCCCCTCCTCGGGACTAAccctccgccctgcccgcagACGCCGAGGCCGGCAAGCCACGCCGCGTCCAGCAGAGCAAGAACTGGACCTTCCCCAACGCCAAAGCGTGCAGCGCTGCCGACCCCTTCCTCTGCAGCGCTGGGGCCCCCGAGGGGCTCTACCGGCCCACGctggtaaggggggggggggctgtgctcgggggggggggcagcacccaggctgggggctctggggcCCTCCCTGCCGCTGCTGGGTGTAATTAGCGCTGATTAGCATCAGTAGGTCGGTGCTGGGGTGGGTGGGCATGGCCAGCACCCCCCAATCCTGACCCCCCCCGCTGTCCCCCCGCCTGCAGGCGCCCGCGcacggcccggcggggcggcgggggacgtccccggaggcgccggcggcgctgccgcccgccctgaGCGCCAGCAGCAGCCGGACGCCCAGCGCCTCGGACGTGGGCGACGAGGGCAGCACGGAGGCCCGGTCGCGGGACGCGGGGCAGGGCCCCCCGGGGCTGGAGCACTCCGAGTCGCTCAGCGACTCCCTCTACgacagcctctcctcctgcggcagCCAGGGAtgaggtttccccccccccctccccttacccccccccccagctcccttccccagccccatcctgccCAGTCCCAGCCCCTCGGGGAGGGCTGCACTCGCACGTCTTCCACCCCGGACCCTTCCCCTTACCCCGGGGCCACCCgctcccgctgcctccccggccccggggagggggacgcgCTGGGACACGGGGTGCTGCGCTCAGCCCTGCCCCGTtttcctccccgccgccgcgtccccctgCCCGGCTCTCTCTGATGGTGCTATCGCAGTGTacagccccccggccgccggggctggggctcggggTTTTTAACTCAATAAAGCCGCCCTCCCCTGGTTTATTTATATAAGTTGTTGTGAACccgctgtctgtctgtctggatCTGCCGGCGAGCTGGCAGTAAAAAAGAGGGGAAGCGCTAACCTGGACCGATGTGCAGCGTCTGGCCGACCGCGCTGCCGGGCTGAGCCCAAGGGCCCATCCTGCCCCTGCCGGGCTGCGGGCCGTGCCTGCGGCAGCCCGCGAGGCTGAGCCCAGCGCCAGGCAGAGTCCGGCCCTGCCGCGCAGCCGCAGCTCGCCTGGCTCCCGCTGTCCTCCCCCGGCCAGCCCTGCTGGCTTCCCCGGCAGCCGGTCCAGCCACGCACGGCACACAGAGCGCAGAGAGGTTAAAGTCTGAGCGTTTTATTGAATTATCTTGGTGTACAAAGTAAGactatggagattttttttttttatagagctCTGAATCAAAACACCTTTGTCTTCACAGTCTGAGTTTCTATACCGCAGCCAGGGCTGTACACGGGTAGAAGAGGAAGGTAATTACAGTCATTACTGGGTCAGACCTGCTAGACGGCTCTCGCAGTAGATGATTTCTTTTCCATTGTATTTCTTGGCACTGGTGCTAAAGGAGAGGCTCCTCCGTCCCGAGCAGGCAGAGGTGGAGTTTGGCTTCAGGCGAGAGGCGCAGGGGCATGGCTGGCCTGGGTGGTGCGGGCTCCCGGTGGGCCACGCCGGGTGTCCCGGCCCCGCAGGGCAGCAGAAGGGGGTCTCAGTGCCCCCCGGCTGGCGTGGGGGGCCGGAGGGTTGCCTTGCccccagagcagggagcagacgAGGCGCCTGCTCCCCCCAGCGCGGCTGAGGGTGGGAGATAAAGCCTCAGCTCTGGGCAGGTCCCTGCGCAAGggtggggggcggtgggtgccgaTGCCCCGAGCCAGGACTGGTCTCGGTGGGGATGCGTGGCCCACAGGGCTGGGGAAAGGGATAAACCTCCAACGAAAGATCAAACGTCTACGATAACCCTGATGGATTCGGCCTCTGGAGCCAGCACGAGGCACCTGCTGGCCACCATCCTGGGCCAGGGGGAGCCAAACTTCAGCAGGATCCACAAATCAGCTGGTTTCTAATCAAAGAAAAGCTAAACAAGAGATAAACCCACAAGGTGCGAAAGCTTCTCGGCTGCTTTTCATCAGCAGCAAGCGCAACCCCTTTAATGAATTAGAGAAGGGACGGGACTGGGGGactgggacagggatgggacggggacagggaccgGACGGGGACAGCTCCACCTCGACCTGGAGCGGCTtcacttcttctccttcttcttgttCTGCAAGAGGAGACAGGGCTGATCACTGTCGGGGCCAGGAGCGTCCTCGGTCCCTGTCATCCCCCAAGGAGGGGACGCCCCCCGGGTCAGCCCTACACCCCCGGCCATGCCCAGGGACCGGGTCTCACCTCGGTCATGCCCAGGATCATCAGGAGCTCCCGGAAGATGTTGACAAAGTCGAGGAAGAGATCCACGCAGTGCCTGCAGGGGACGGAGGGACGGGCCGTGGTCAGGGGGTCCCGGCCTTGACCCCAcaccctccccggccccgccacTCACCAGATATAATCCTTGTCCCCGCTCTCTGCCTTCTCGATGATGAGCTGCGTGTCAAAGAGGACGAAGCCGCACATGATCATCAGCCCCAGGTAGAGGTTGGcctggagggaaggagaggggttGTTAGGACGGGTCGGGACCCTGCCCTGGGGGGCCGCGTGGCCAGCGCAAGCAGCCGTCCGCCCTCCGCGGGGTCCTGCGAGACGGCACCGGCTTGGCCTGGGGAAGGACCAGGGACGTGGGACTCACCGTGAAGAGCCAAGTAGAGCCCACGAATGCGTTAATCACGGAGGAGAGAAGCATCAGGGTGAGGCCGGAGAGCAGGAACCCTGCCGAGAGAGGGCGGTGAGTaagggctggccccggccccgtgcAGGGACCCCCAGCCCTGTGCGGGGTGCCCCCAGCTCACCTCCCAGGTAGAGGAAGCTGCGGCGCCGGGCGTACAGGGCGCTCAGCGAGAAGCAGGTGAAGACGGTGGCGGTGCCCAGGAAGGCGGTAGGGATGATgctaggagagaggagaggagaggagaggagagtgaGCGGGGCCCACGCGGTGGCAGAGGGGCAGGCCGAGGGTGCGTGCGTGCGCTCCTACCTGGGGTTGATGGAGATGCACATTTCCAGGAGGGGCCCCAGGTTGATGCCTGGAAGGACAGAGCAAGAGGTCACTGCCCGCAAGGTCGCCTCGGCCCCAGGCGGGGCAGCATCTATGTGGTTTCCCACCAGGGGAGGGACAGCGGAGCAATTTTGGAGACGGCCAACACTGTGGCCAGACTCTCATCCTCCCCTCGCCAGGGCTCGAGGCCCGGCAGGCCCCCGGCGcaacccccagcccggccggttcccGCGTACCCGTCAGGAAGGCGAAGCCAGCCAGCATCCCCAGCCGCTTCTGCTCCGTCTCCTTGCTGTGGGGGGTGGCCGTGAGCCAGACCATCAGCCCCAGGGCGCCCAGGCCGGTCAGCAGGCTGAACTGCGGGGCgagagggaggcggcggcggcctcagTGCGGGCACGCCGTCCCCGCCTTGCAGGCACGGGGCAACCCACGGCACCCCGGGGAGGGGACGAGACGCACAGCACCCGTGTTGCCCCCCGACCCCGAACACCCCTTACCTGGAAGAAGTGGGTCACCATGTTGACGTAGGCGCCTGCGGCCGCCACAAACATACAGAGGGCGAAGCTGCCATAGACCCTCTTCAGGTGCTCCTGGGTGGAGGCAGAGCTGCGGGCGAGGGAGAGCTGGTGAGGCCCGCTGGGACGGGGTGCAGCAGGCCCTGCCAGAGCCCGGGCCCCACGTTCACCTCCCCCTGGGCGAACCCACCCTGGCCAAGGCGCTACTCACATGTGGGAGAACTTGAAGAGGGCGTCGAAGTTGATGTTTCGGTCAAACACGTTCATGGTGTCGGGTTGGGACCGGACTCACCGGCGGCTTTGCAGAGATGTAGGCTGCGAGAGAGAAGGTGAGCGGGAGGATGCCAAAGCCAGCCCGTCCTTCCTCCTGGTCCCCTGCagcgctccccgccgcctccgggaGCTCACCGGGAGCCGAGGACCTGCCTGCCCGGGCGTTGGTGCCTCCGGCTGCGGCAGGGCACCTTCGTGCCCACAGATCCCCACACAGAGTAAGCGGCAGGAGCTGCGAACCGCTCTCAAGCTGCCGCGGTCTCCGCCCGTCCGGGCGCGCGGAGCTCTCCTAGTCTAGCTGGTGCAATTATTGCAGGCTGTTGcacggccggggctgcccctAGCGAGGCTCAGACCCCGCGGGAGCCCTCCCGGCAGCTGGAAAGCGTCTTTGCGCCAGGCTACTATTAGTGCCCGTAATGACATCCCCAGTGGGGCACCAGCAGCGGCGAGGCTCCCTCCAgagcctctttctcctctttcctttaggGTCTGTGCCCAGCCAGCCcctgcgccagccccggcccgTCCTGCCCGGCCGGCTGCTGTTTACTCCGGCACCTGCGAAAGAGGAACCAGCTCCGCAAGTGACACAAACAGCctgtccctgggggctggggggggggggaacagacaGGGAGAGCGGTCCCCTGCTCTCACGCCACCGTCCCTGGGACGTCCCCAGGGCTTCGGCACGGCCCGGGCGCAGCGGGAAGCGTCCGCCGCCCCACGGCCGTGCCGGGGTGAAGCtgggccgagggcccgccagcaGCGAGTTGCATCAGGCtgaggtggcggcggcgccggagcGGGAACCGGAGGAGCGGGAACCGGAGGAGCGGGAACCGTTCCCACCTCGGCAGCTCCCGTCCACGGGTCAGCGGGATCACCCGCCGGGCGACCTTTACCCGCCGGCGCGGCCTGCcaacggcggcggcgccgccaccgccgcggccTCGCTCCCGGGCGAAGCCACC from Struthio camelus isolate bStrCam1 chromosome 28, bStrCam1.hap1, whole genome shotgun sequence includes these protein-coding regions:
- the NCKAP5L gene encoding nck-associated protein 5-like isoform X1, translating into MLPRFPGAGPGPGGSAAAGGGSGRTTRGAGARGRGSRSAQCRPQVTTQRDGAGDVCPVPVEPTGEPAMSESAAEAPAAGSPAEGGETGTSHELLQRLRQLEAENSALARANENQRETYERCLDEVANHVVQALLNQKDLREECIKLKKRVFDLERQNQALSDLFQQKLQLSAGSLPQLPSHPPPAPPDAPSSPQPGCAEQPPALLPLGRGAPPREAPAEGPPGSAGLGPGPGSGSPSLDALSPFFKKKAQILEALRKLEETDPRRGDPDSPASPEPPARPRCPLRGAESSPCSSPEEAGPPRGALLSALAERLLRGDGGCCRPGAETPGSPPSPCKALKASGPPGAPRLSPQLARASRIPCRGGQPEAASPVPSRRPSPEGPPPAAAEPPGTRRGPGGSAVARRPGKKPSEPGYLPFKERLAALGKLRGAEGREPPGRPGMGGSLKHPETAHGGGEPLARCYSSGSMGWRAEGDGGKAGKGRAGGGRTPPPRVPPAKAAAGSPTKAAAKAGGGGGKTGAPRADEPKPPAPKAPAGARKTPAGPEAAGAAGAAGHSAIEEKVMKGIEENVLRLQGQEKAPAGEVKPKAAGGLASWFGLRKSKLPALSRRAEAAKGRDWAGAPAPLRREVKLAARKLEAESLNISKLMEKAEDLRKALQEEQAFINGLALEKGRPRARGGPPERGPSQLQVMYQEVTAENFMQQLLNRVDGKDASYESRLEHKRDLCDLQRVSPDAKDARLFRPPRNGIVGHLRGCPEPPDKAPDLALRDELPSDESLSESGTSQHFPACGSLTRTLDSGIGTFPPPDYCSGAPAKSAPKPRGRPEAALGAGPARPAALTKVPRKARTLEREVPSVEELLVPGKHQSMPAFHGVLACAEPPAGLAGRRGGPQDAEAGKPRRVQQSKNWTFPNAKACSAADPFLCSAGAPEGLYRPTLAPAHGPAGRRGTSPEAPAALPPALSASSSRTPSASDVGDEGSTEARSRDAGQGPPGLEHSESLSDSLYDSLSSCGSQG
- the NCKAP5L gene encoding nck-associated protein 5-like isoform X2, giving the protein MSESAAEAPAAGSPAEGGETGTSHELLQRLRQLEAENSALARANENQRETYERCLDEVANHVVQALLNQKDLREECIKLKKRVFDLERQNQALSDLFQQKLQLSAGSLPQLPSHPPPAPPDAPSSPQPGCAEQPPALLPLGRGAPPREAPAEGPPGSAGLGPGPGSGSPSLDALSPFFKKKAQILEALRKLEETDPRRGDPDSPASPEPPARPRCPLRGAESSPCSSPEEAGPPRGALLSALAERLLRGDGGCCRPGAETPGSPPSPCKALKASGPPGAPRLSPQLARASRIPCRGGQPEAASPVPSRRPSPEGPPPAAAEPPGTRRGPGGSAVARRPGKKPSEPGYLPFKERLAALGKLRGAEGREPPGRPGMGGSLKHPETAHGGGEPLARCYSSGSMGWRAEGDGGKAGKGRAGGGRTPPPRVPPAKAAAGSPTKAAAKAGGGGGKTGAPRADEPKPPAPKAPAGARKTPAGPEAAGAAGAAGHSAIEEKVMKGIEENVLRLQGQEKAPAGEVKPKAAGGLASWFGLRKSKLPALSRRAEAAKGRDWAGAPAPLRREVKLAARKLEAESLNISKLMEKAEDLRKALQEEQAFINGLALEKGRPRARGGPPERGPSQLQVMYQEVTAENFMQQLLNRVDGKDASYESRLEHKRDLCDLQRVSPDAKDARLFRPPRNGIVGHLRGCPEPPDKAPDLALRDELPSDESLSESGTSQHFPACGSLTRTLDSGIGTFPPPDYCSGAPAKSAPKPRGRPEAALGAGPARPAALTKVPRKARTLEREVPSVEELLVPGKHQSMPAFHGVLACAEPPAGLAGRRGGPQDAEAGKPRRVQQSKNWTFPNAKACSAADPFLCSAGAPEGLYRPTLAPAHGPAGRRGTSPEAPAALPPALSASSSRTPSASDVGDEGSTEARSRDAGQGPPGLEHSESLSDSLYDSLSSCGSQG
- the TMBIM6 gene encoding bax inhibitor 1, encoding MNVFDRNINFDALFKFSHISASTQEHLKRVYGSFALCMFVAAAGAYVNMVTHFFQFSLLTGLGALGLMVWLTATPHSKETEQKRLGMLAGFAFLTGINLGPLLEMCISINPSIIPTAFLGTATVFTCFSLSALYARRRSFLYLGGFLLSGLTLMLLSSVINAFVGSTWLFTANLYLGLMIMCGFVLFDTQLIIEKAESGDKDYIWHCVDLFLDFVNIFRELLMILGMTENKKKEKK